One Drosophila subobscura isolate 14011-0131.10 chromosome U, UCBerk_Dsub_1.0, whole genome shotgun sequence DNA window includes the following coding sequences:
- the LOC117899969 gene encoding heterogeneous nuclear ribonucleoprotein 27C, whose translation MEEDERGKLFVGGLSWETTQENLSRYFCRFGDIIDCVVMKNNESGRSRGFGFVTFADPTNVNHVLQNGPHTLDGRTIDPKPCNPRTLQKPKKGGGYKVFLGGLPSNVTETDLRTFFGRYGKVTEVVIMYDQEKKKSRGFGFLSFEEESSVEHVTNERYINLNGKQVEIKKAEPRDGSGGQNSNNSTVGGAYGKMNSECSHWGPHHAPMNMIQGQNGQMGGPPLNMPIGAPNMMPGYQGWGTSPQQQGYGYGNSGPGSYQGWGAPPGPQGPPPQWSNYAGPQQTQGYGGYDMYNSTSTGAPSGPSGGGSWNSWNMPPNSAGPTGAPGAGAGTATDMYSRAQAWAAGGPSTTGPVGGMPRTGPGNSASKSGSEYDYGGYGSGYDYDYSNYVKQEGASNYGAGPRSAYGNDSSTQPPYAASQAV comes from the exons ATGGAAGAGGACGAGAGGGGCAAACTGTTTGTGGGTGGACTATCGTGGGAGACAACGCAGGAGAATCTGTCGCGTTACTTCTGCCGCTTCGGCGACATCATCGATTGTGTCGTGATGAAGAACAACGAGAGCGGCAGGTCGCGTGGCTTCGGTTTCGTCACCTTTGCCGATCCAACCAATGTAAACCATGTGCTGCAGAACGGTCCGCACACGCTCGATGGCCGTACCATCGATCCGAAGCCATGCAACCCACGCACGCTTCAAAAGCCGAAGAAAGGCGGCGGCTACAAGGTGTTCCTCGGCGGTCTCCCATCGAACGTAACGGAAACCGATCTGCGTACCTTTTTTGGTCGGTACGGCAAAGTGACCGAAGTAGTTATCATGTATGATCAGGAGAAGAAGAAATCCCGTGGTTTCGGATTCCTGTCCTTTGAAGAAGAGTCGTCGGTTGAGCATGTGACCAATGAGCGGTACATCAATCTGAACGGCAAGCAG GTGGAGATCAAGAAGGCCGAGCCCCGTGACGGATCTGGCGGACAGAATTCGAACAACAGCACGGTGGGTGGTGCCTATGGCAAGATGAACAGCGAGTGCAGCCACTGGGGACCCCATCATGCCCCAATGAACATGATCCAGGGCCAAAACGGTCAGATGGGTGGTCCGCCACTGAATATGCCGATCGGTGCGCCGAACATGATGCCCGGCTATCAGGGCTGGGGCACCTCGCCTCAACAGCAGGGCTATGGTTATGGCAACAGCGGTCCAGGATCGTACCAAGGCTGGGGCGCACCACCTGGCCCCCAGGGACCACCTCCACAGTGGTCCAACTATGCTGGACCCCAGCAGACCCAGGGATACGGTGGCTACGATATGTACAACTCGACATCGACGGGCGCTCCTTCCGGGCCGTCTGGCGGTGGCAGCTGGAACTCGTGGAATATGCCACCCAATTCGGCTGGACCCACTGGAGCACCTGGAGCTGGGGCGGGTACCGCCACGGACATGTACTCGCGTGCCCAGGCCTGGGCTGCGGGCGGTCCATCAACCACTGGACCTGTGGGCGGTATGCCGCGCACTGGACCCGGCAACTCGGCCTCAAAGTCGGGCTCCGAGTACGATTATGGCGGctatggctctggctatgACTACGACTATAGCAATTATGTTAAGCAGGAGGGCGCATCCAACTATGGTGCCGGCCCTAGGTCAGCGTATGGCAACGACAGCTCCACACAGCCGCCGTACGCAGCCTCTCAGGCTGTTTAA
- the LOC117899963 gene encoding LOW QUALITY PROTEIN: myosin-9 (The sequence of the model RefSeq protein was modified relative to this genomic sequence to represent the inferred CDS: deleted 1 base in 1 codon), translated as MHHLYPSLKGDQLCPLGFHPQTRYPTRCKRCFRDYKEHGARRPGEEVAASSPNLSDAQSSRPTSRTWTSTQNLSLNSNNSNDIVVHFNVELKKRPQSWASTPDIDDPAQEPARRPATTSGNIRAADDHNVAVTVKLPVAPRRHTTALDIKEVEQALTPSSSSTTRVTSSPSKTSSIPDELVILSTDSLAERVRKMNLLKKQRSLNSRENSRERSVPRREEDSDSAAAAPPAVPDRPERSKSGTSLNQNPPQSELKRASLPPKKVAAPPTITVTSSSSSSTTTAKTTAAVSSEVRASSSSSSTTSSSSIRRKGGAADAVQTSKEIKRQTVPSVSAPHSTSNSNSSSTSSKESVALQEQMKTLRTELDTMKARAERAERDKSDILLRRLASMDTSSNRTAASEALNLQQKLNDMKEQLDRVTEDKRKLNLRMKELENRGSESELKRKLLAAEQICEELMEENQTAKKEILNLQAEMDEVQDTFRDDEVKAKTNLQKDLEKATKNCRILSFKLKKSDRKIETLEQERQSSFNAELSAKVKKLEEELRFSSELTRKLQIEAEELRNPGKKKAPMLGVLGKSTSADAKITRESLTRGGSQEDPQHLQRELQDSIERETDLKDQLKFAEEELQRLASKRVQFSCGTQTTPELPPVFPRATQTVAIDHCDAVTSMEMCAPSADSHSQTDFESMARNASCERETTPSPFVSLFAPSTSGRLGRPRSLLFPSAISHVLLNGTARKLSPTPHAAHRLAPEVHADRDEGISDEDDPAELRILLELNEQEASILRLKVEDLEKENAESKKYVRELQAKLRPDASSNGSKSSLLSFGTSSSSAAEKKLKTLNEDLTQLRKSLQEKEQTVNSLKEQLGKVSSLEAENEKLSKENKRLQTLRKANEKMGETDLSKMKETLTVAQRERDELTARLKRMQLEADAKLPARTAKRVNDLTPKSHLKKWVEELEDEISEMRVMLSSSGSDQVKALEAAKVSLEEELQKSKKKLTLAEGDVQRLKLLSGSSSKVSELEQKLKRSDEDGKKLGTKLKELEEKLKKQDTQLKQSETNKSTLESQSKREKEKLSSLEKDLEKQSKEKEKLESKVLQLDADLLSAKKSAEKTKSALEKDIKDLKTKASKSDSKQVQDLKKQVEDIQTSLSVEQKRNEDLNTHWEKLSEETILMRAQLTTEKQNLQAELNASKQKLSEMDTIRVERTDMARKLNEAQKKIAELQAKTLKTGNNGDHERTMLKNKLAEKEHEYERLRRENEMNIDLVFQLRKDNDDLNGKLSDYNRIEQAQVSLNGHGARRDAEIRELKEKLQSTELQMKSEVATTRLRYEQQVKNLSGELNSMQRQCERFKKDRDAFKQMLEVAQKKIGDLKANNTGRQSRGSMHSSDDDDKSKIAYLEQQIGHLEDQLVESRLEGSKVKTELVSERSANEIKISEMRSKLNEFEEERVIGSGSTKLPGMKTKLELSWQKEREDQQRLLQETSTLARDLRQTLFEVERERDKERLESKRKLDQIKRATEEEMEEGRKKIAELQCDLLELRDVHAKLRTSNEKLRRERERYEKELIKRRMEADGGDRKVGALLQTVDELVKIAPDLKMARSSYDNTLRPEQPNVRRSRSPSPTLSSTQISTVLARLAEASEELRKFQRLNEDEQERSRIRRGNLRRAASQENDHHGSTSSVASAAGSQRGGGRLSRNSGNNGSLIRKSLSLDHSIQRDQNIWRQDDGSVSSMQSIDSELGGLVRDSSLDSRLDSRLSGGSTQSDIPRGPRKKKKGIMGKLRSLTKSSRNSESEISIQGSDSDISVASDMRSSKKDLRGRLSGMFKRSGSNSRSESMERPGTEHRPVAVTVVGHPDGPQPREPPPANSLTPRPIRSIPKPPSGTSPATPRRRVAK; from the exons ATGCATCATCTGTATCCATCGCTGAAAGGCGATCAGCTGTGCCCACTCGGCTTCCATCCCCAGACCCGCTATCCCACACGATGTAAGCGCTGCTTTCGGGATTACAAGGAGCATGGAGCCCGTCGACCTGGCGAAGAAGTGGCCGCCTCATCGCCAAATCTCTCCGATGCCCAGAGTTCGCG GCCTACCTCCCGAACATGGACTTCGACGCAGAATCTGAGCCTCAATTCAAACAATAGCAATGATATAG TTGTTCACTTCAATGTAGAGCTAAAGAAGCGTCCACAGTCGTGGGCCTCCACGCCGGACATTGACGATCCGGCGCAGGAACCGGCACGCCGCCCAGCGACAACGTCGGGCAACATTCGAGCAGCCGATGATCATAATGTGGCTGTCACAGTCAAGCTGCCGGTGGCGCCGCGTCGTCACACAACCGCCTTGGACATCAAGGAG gTGGAACAAGCGCtcacaccatcatcatcatcaacaaccCGTGTCACATCCTCACCCAGTAAAACTTCAAGTATTCCAGATGAGTTAGTCATCCTATCGACAGACAGTCTAGCCGAGCGTGTCCGCAAAATGAATCTCCTCAAGAAGCAGCGCAGCCTAAACTCGCGGGAAAACAGTCGCGAGCGATCCGTGCCCAGGCGTGAAGA GGACAGTGAttcggcggcggcagcacctCCGGCAGTTCCGGATCGTCCAGAGCGTAGCAAGTCGGGTACTTCGTTGAACCAGAATCCCCCACAGTCGGAACTGAAACGCGCCTCGCTGCCGCCCAAGAAAGTGGCGGCACCACCGACAATCACAgtcacaagcagcagcagcagcagcacaaccacTGCGAAAACCACAGCTGCAGTCTCCAGCGAGGTTAGGGCTTCTTCTTCCTCGAGTTCCACCACAAGCTCCAGTTCCATTCGTCGCAagggaggc gcggcagatgcaGTGCAGACcagcaaagaaattaaaagaCAAACCGTACCCAGTGTATCCGCTCCGCACTCcacgagcaacagcaacagcagcagcacctcctccAAGGAGTCTGTGGCACTGCAGGAGCAAATGAAAACACTCCGAACCGAGCTGGATACCATGAAGGCACGCGCCGAacgagcagagagagataagaGCGATATACTGCTGAGGCGTCTGGCTTCGATGGACACATCCTCGAACCGAACGGCCGCATCGGAAGCCCTCAATCTACAGCAGAAGCTGAACGACATGAAGGAGCAGCTGGACCGTGTCACCGAGGACAAGCGAAAGCTGAATCTACGCatgaaggagctggagaaccGGGGCAGCGAGTCGGAACTAAAACGGAAGCTGCTGGCGGCCGAACAGATATGCGAGGAGCTGATGGAGGAGAACCAGACGGCCAAGAAGGAGATACTTAATTTGCAGGCGGAGATGGACGAGGTGCAGGACACGTTCCGCGATGACGAGGTCAAGGCCAAGACAAATCTGCAAAAGGATCTCGAAAAGGCCACCAAGAACTGTCGCATTCTGAGCTTCAAGTTGAAAAAGAGCGACCGAAAGATCGAAACCCTGGAACAGGAGCGTCAAAGTTCCTTCAATGCCGAGCTGTCCGCCAAGGTGAAGAAGCTGGAAGAGGAACTACGATTCTCCAGCGAACTTACAAGAAAGTTACAG ATTGAGGCCGAGGAACTACGCAATCCAGGCAAGAAGAAGGCACCCATGCTGGGAGTGCTGGGAAAATCCACATCGGCGGATGCCAAGATCACCCGCGAGTCGCTAACACGCGGCGGCTCCCAGGAGGATCCGCAGCATCTGCAGCGTGAACTGCAGGACTCCATCGAACGGGAAACGGATCTAAAGGATCAGCTAAAGTTTGCCGAAGAAGAG CTTCAGCGACTCGCGTCTAAGCGGGTTCAATTCAGTTGCGGCACTCAGACCACACCCGAGCTGCCACCTGTCTTTCCACGTGCCACCCAGACGGTGGCCATAGATCATTGCGATGCCGTCACCAGCATGGAAATGTGCGCACCCTCAGCTGACTCTCACAGCCAAACCGATTTCGAATCGATGGCGAGAAATGCTTCATGCGAACGAGAGACGACACCGTCGCCATTTGTGTCGCTCTTTGCACCCTCAACATCTGGGAGATTGGGTCGCCCGCGTTCTCTGCTCTTCCCCAGTGCCATTTCGCATGTTCTTCTGAATGGAACAG CACGGAAGCTGAGTCCCACACCACATGCTGCCCATCGATTGGCGCCCGAGGTGCATGCGGATCGTGATGAGGGCATCTCTGACGAGGATGATCCAGCCGAACTGCGCATCCTGCTGGAGCTCAACGAGCAGGAGGCCTCCATACTGCGCCTTAAAGTGGAGGATCTGGAGAAGGAGAATGCCGAGTCCAAGAAATATGTGCGCGAGCTTCAGGCCAAGCTGCGACCGGACGCTTCTTCGAATGGCAGCAAATCCTCGCTACTCAGTTTTGgaacctcctcctccagtgcGGCTGAAAAGAAGCTAAAAACCCTTAACGAAGACTTGACGCAGCTGCGAAAGAGCCTGCAGGAAAAGGAGCAGACAGTGAACAGCCTGAAGGAGCAGCTTGGCAAAGTGAGCAGTCTGGAAGCGGAGAACGAGAAGCTGTCGAAGGAGAACAAACGTCTGCAGACGCTGCGCAAGGCCAACGAGAAGATGGGCGAGACAGATCTGTCCAAGATGAAGGAGACTCTGACGGTGGCCCAGCGGGAGCGGGATGAGCTGACGGCCAGGTTGAAGAGAATGCAGCTGGAGGCAGATGCCAAGCTGCCGGCCCGCACAGCAAAGCGGGTCAACGACCTCACCCCGAAGAGTCATCTCAAAAAGTgggtggaggagctggaggatgagATCAGCGAGATGCGTGTGATGCTCAGTTCGAGTGGCTCCGATCAGGTGAAGGCCCTGGAAGCAGCCAAAGTGTCGCTCGAAGAAGAGCtgcaaaagtcaaagaaaaagcTGACGCTGGCCGAGGGAGATGTGCAGCGACTAAAGCTCCTCAGTGGCTCAAGCAGCAAAGTCAGCGAACTGGAGCAAAAGCTGAAGCGCAGCGATGAGGATGGCAAGAAGCTCGGCACCAAGCTCAAGGAGCTGGAAGAGAAGCTCAAGAAGCAGGACACACAGCTGAAGCAGAGCGAGACAAACAAATCCACACTGGAGAGCCAGAGCAAgcgggagaaggagaagctgtCCAGCCTGGAGAAGGATCTCGAGAAGCAGAgcaaggaaaaggaaaagctaGAGTCCAAGGTCCTGCAGTTGGATGCGGATCTGCTGTCAGCCAAGAAATCCGCGGAGAAGACTAAATCCGCGCTGGagaaggacatcaaggatctGAAGACCAAGGCCAGTAAATCGGACAGCAAGCAAGTGCAGGACCTCAAAAAGCAAGTGGAGGACATCCAGACATCGCTGAGCGTCGAACAGAAGCGCAACGAGGATCTCAACACTCACTGGGAGAAGCTATCCGAGGAGACAATCCTAATGCGGGCACAGCTAACCACCGAGAAGCAGAACCTCCAGGCCGAACTCAATGCCAGCAAGCAGAAACTGTCCGAAATGGACACCATACGCGTCGAGCGCACCGACATGGCCCGCAAGCTGAACGAGGCACAGAAAAAGATTGCCGAACTGCAGGCCAAGACCCTGAAGACCGGCAACAATGGCGATCACGAGCGCACTATGCTCAAGAACAAGCTGGCCGAGAAGGAGCACGAGTACGAGCGTCTGCGCAGGGAGAATGAGATGAACATCGATCTGGTGTTCCAGCTGCGCAAGGACAACGATGATCTCAATGGCAAACTGAGCGACTACAACAGGATTGAGCAGGCGCAGGTCTCGCTCAATGGCCATGGCGCCCGAAGGGATGCAGAGATCAGGGAGCTAAAAGAAAA ATTACAGAGCACCGAACTGCAGATGAAATCCGAGGTGGCCACCACACGCCTGAGATACGAGCAGCAGGTGAAGAATCTCAGCGGAGAGCTCAATTCAATGCAG CGCCAATGCGAACGCTTCAAAAAGGATCGTGATGCCTTCAAGCAGATGCTAGAGGTTGCACAGAAGAAGATCGGTGATCTGAAGGCCAATAATACGGGCAGACAGAGTCGTGGATCCATGCACAgcagcgatgatgatgacaagaGCAAGATTGCCTATCTAGAGCAACAG ATTGGTCATCTGGAGGATCAATTGGTGGAGTCACGCCTGGAGGGTAGCAAGGTCAAGACGGAGCTTGTGTCCGAGCGCAGTGCCAATGAGATCAAAATATCCGAGATGCGGTCGAAGCTGAATGAGTTCGAAGAGGAACGCGTGATTGGCTCTGGCAGCACAAAGCTGCCTGGCATGAAGACAAAACTGGAGCTGTCCTGGCAGAAGGAACGCGAGGATCAGCAACGTCTTTTGCAAGAAACCTCCACACTGGCCCGGGACCTCAGACAGACTCTGTTCGAGGTGGAACGCGAGCGGGACAAGGAGCGGCTGGAGTCCAAGCGTAAGCTGGATCAGATCAAGCGAGCTACCGAAGAGGAAATGGAAGAGGGACGCAAGAAGATCGCTGAGCTGCAGTGCGATCTCCTCGAGCTGCGTGACGTCCATGCCAAGCTGCGTACGTCCAATGAGAAGCTAAGACGAGAG CGCGAACGCTACGAGAAAGAACTGATCAAGCGACGCATGGAGGCGGATGGAGGTGATCGCAAAGTGGGTGCCCTACTGCAGACCGTCGACGAGCTGGTAAAGATCGCTCCAGATCTGAAAATGGCCCGAAGCAGCTACGACAACACCCTACGGCCGGAGCAGCCGAATGTACgacgcagtcgcagtccctcGCCTACGCTGAGCAGCACTCAGATCAGCACCGTGCTGGCCCGGTTGGCCGAGGCCTCCGAGGAGCTGCGCAAATTCCAGCGTCTGAACGAGGACGAGCAGGAGCGTAGTCGCATTCGGAGGGGTAATCTGCGACGTGCTGCCTCGCAGGAGAACGATCATCATGGCAGCACCAGTTCCGTGGCCAGTGCAGCGGGTTCACAGCGTGGAGGCGGTCGTTTGTCACGCAATTCGGGCAACAATGGCAGCCTCATACGCAAGAGCCTGTCGCTGGATCACTCCATACAAAGAGATCAG AACATTTGGCGCCAGGACGATGGCAGTGTGTCTTCGATGCAGTCCATTGACTCTGAGCTGGGCGGTCTGGTGCGTGACTCCAGCCTAGACTCACGCCTCGATTCGCGCCTGTCTGGGGGCTCCACTCAGAGCGACATACCGCGAGGTCCacgcaaaaagaagaagggcATCATGGGCAAGCTACGCAGCCTGACCAAAAGCAGTCGCAATTCCGAGAGTGAAATATCG ATTCAAGGATCCGACTCTGACATCAGCGTTGCCAGCGACATGAGATCCAGCAAGAAGGACCTGCGCGGACGTCTCTCTGGTATGTTCAAGCGCTCCGGGTCGAACTCACGCAGCGAGAGCATGGAGCGGCCTGGCACCGAACACAGGCCTGTGGCCGTCACCGTTGTGGGACATCCCGATGGGCCACAGCCACGCGAGCCGCCGCCTGCCAATTCCCTCACACCCAGACCCATACGTTCG ATCCCAAAACCGCCCAGTGGCACCAGTCCCGCCACACCCAGACGCCGCGTAGCCAAGTAG
- the LOC117901138 gene encoding interference hedgehog-like produces the protein MTYFQRQPSYDYDPGLRRMSSSSLRRSQRTLERAGGANSGGNNNNLNQSSEVGTADGSSKPGRVIMKRPRLSSRSENLSSGSLNSVGV, from the coding sequence ATGACTTACTTTCAACGACAACCGAGCTACGATTATGACCCGGGACTCCGGCGcatgtcctcctcctctctaCGTCGCTCTCAACGCACGCTGGAACGTGCTGGCGGTGCAAATTccggcggcaacaacaataatctCAACCAGTCGTCCGAAGTTGGAACGGCGGATGGATCCAGCAAGCCGGGACGAGTCATTATGAAGCGACCGCGCCTCTCCAGTCGCTCGGAGAACCTCTCCTCCGGCAGCCTGAACAGCGTGGGCGTATAA
- the LOC117899970 gene encoding FGFR1 oncogene partner 2 homolog: protein MSNLSVGQMIMDAQRMASRVKDLDALGTALLEEAETNHRLVVSLREYQDDIETLNRISNNKTNADMVNRIQQQNINSSEILKENRELKICIEDYERAMELMMQKYREHTVTKVLDSKINFKELYNERLWQVIRDQREKINEMAAVMQRAATVDDEVVQRELQTISQLRMENESLRELLQISKQYGSAQRPIRENDHLLEEKSVQTDCLADDSADDLSLSGASVENVNNNSVIQLYSSPEPAKNTSNNSNSSFNTAPAQSQPQPQQQAQAQPSPTVVVEAPEQTETNENNNGPAANTASTVPAVTTPNDAGEEQATASAAVVATRAT from the coding sequence ATGTCAAATCTATCAGTGGGACAGATGATAATGGACGCACAGCGTATGGCTAGCCGTGTCAAAGACTTGGATGCCCTGGGGACAGCTCTGCTGGAGGAGGCGGAGACGAACCATCGGCTGGTGGTGAGCCTGCGGGAATACCAGGACGACATTGAGACTCTCAATCGGATCTCAAACAACAAGACGAACGCGGACATGGTGAATCGCATACAGCAGCAAAACATCAACAGCTCGGAGATACTCAAAGAGAATCGCGAGCTGAAAATCTGCATCGAAGACTACGAGCGGGCCATGGAACTGATGATGCAAAAGTACCGCGAACACACAGTGACCAAGGTGCTGGACAGTAAAATAAACTTCAAGGAGCTGTACAACGAGCGCCTGTGGCAGGTGATCCGAGATCAGCGCGAGAAAATCAACGAAATGGCCGCCGTGATGCAGCGGGCGGCCACCGTGGACGATGAGGTCGTGCAACGGGAACTGCAGACCATATCGCAGCTGCGTATGGAGAACGAATCATTGCGGGAGCTGCTCCAGATCTCCAAGCAGTATGGCTCGGCACAGCGACCCATTCGTGAAAACGACCACCTGCTCGAGGAGAAGTCGGTGCAAACGGACTGCCTGGCAGACGATTCGGCCGATGATCTGTCCCTTTCGGGTGCTTCGGTGGAGAATGTGAACAACAATTCGGTCATACAGCTGTACAGCAGTCCGGAGCCGGCGAAGAATACATCCAACAATAGCAACAGTTCATTCAACACTGCCCCAGCTCAGagtcagccacagccacagcaacaggcacaggcacagccttCGCCCACAGTAGTGGTGGAAGCACCAGAGCAAACGGAAACCAATGAGAATAACAACGGACCTGCAGCTAATACAGCCAGTACTGTACCAGCCGTAACGACGCCAAATGATGCTGGCGAGGAGCAGGCCACTGCCTCGGCTGCTGTTGTAGCCACCCGCGCAACATGA
- the LOC117899974 gene encoding uncharacterized protein LOC117899974, whose product MLQEVVALFILSSVFFFVAHVEKPTSFSGYKDAACPIAMGILAAGLVYKNR is encoded by the exons ATGTTGCAAGAAGTCGTGGCATTATTTATACTTAGttccgttttctttttcgtggCCCATGTGGAGAAACCAACATCTTTTTCGGGCTACAAAGATGCCGCATGTCCCATTGCCATGGGCATACTCGCCGCTGGATTGgtgtacaaaaat CGGTAA
- the LOC117899968 gene encoding nucleolar protein 58: protein MFVLYETPAGYAIFKLMDEKKLEQVDNLYLEFETPEKANKLLKLKHFEKFNDTTEALAAATAAVEGKVAKPLKKTLKKLLIDEVQAPLLVADAKLGTAIKDKLSVQCVYNTGVQELMRCIRQQADSLLGGLPKKEMTAMALGLAHSLSRYKLKFSPDKIDTMIVQAQCLLDDLDKELNNYMMRAREWYGWHFPELGKIITDNIAFVKTIKLVGTRDNMAAADLSDILPEDVEEKVKEAAEISMGTEISEEDVMNIQCLCDEIISINDYRTHLYDYLKARMMAMAPNLTVLVGDTVGARLIAHAGSLINLAKHPSSTVQILGAEKALFRALKTKKDTPKYGLIYHAQLVGQASQKNKGKMSRSLAAKASLATRVDAFGEEATFELGAAHKVKLEARLRLLEEGNLRKLSGTGKAKAKFEKYQAKSEVFTYQPEADNTLNVKKRKHSEAEEEEESSSPVKKEVKEEPAEEEAELKSEKKKKKKKKQKDEEATEDEPKTEPKAEPEPEETPTPAKKKKKSKKEQQE from the exons ATGTTTGTGCTCTACGAAACGCCGGCGGGCTACGCTATTTTCAAGCTGATGGATGAAAAGAAGCTCGAACAGGTCGATAATCTGTACCTGGAGTTCGAGACTCCGGAGAAggccaacaaattgctgaAATTGAAGCATTTTGAGAAATTCAACGACACCACAGAGGCGCTGGCCGCCGCCACGGCAGCAGTCGAGGGCAAGGTGGCCAAGCCCCTGAAGAAAACGCTGAAAAAATTGCTAATCGACGAAGTGCAGGCGCCCTTGCTGGTGGCCGATGCAAAGCTGGGCACAGCGATCAAGGACAAGCTGTCTGTGCAGTGTGTGTACAACACTGGCGTCCAAGAGTTGATGCGCTGCATCCGCCAGCAGGCGGACAGTCTACTGGGCGGTCTGCCCAAGAAGGAGATGACGGCCATGGCCCTGGGTCTCGCCCACTCTCTGTCACGCTACAAACTAAAGTTTTCGCCCGACAAAATCGATACCATGATTGTGCAGGCCCAGTGCCTGCTCGATGATCTGGACAAGGAGCTGAACAACTATATGATGAGGGCCAGAGAATGGTACGGCTGGCACTTTCCCGAGCTGGGCAAGATTATAACCGACAACATTGCCTTTGTGAAGACCATCAAGCTGGTGGGCACCAGGGACAATATGGCGGCCGCCGATTTGTCCGACATTCTGCCCGAAGACGTTGAGGAGAAGGTGAAGGAGGCAGCCGAAATCTCGATGGGCACTGAGATCTCCGAGGAGGATGTCATGAACATCCAGTGCTTGTGCGATGAGATCATCTCCATCAATGACTATCGCACGCATCTGTACGACTACCTCAAGGCACGCATGATGGCCATGGCACCCAATCTAACAGTGCTGGTCGGAGACACAGTCGGCGCTCGTCTCATTGCCCATGCCGGTTCGCTGATCAATCTCGCCAAGCATCCCTCATCAACAGTACAAATTCTGGGCGCCGAAAAGGCACTCTTCCGTGCGCTTAAAACGAAGAAGGACACACCCAAATACGGTCTTATCTATCACGCCCAGCTGGTGGGACAGGCGAGTCAGAAGAATAAGGGAAAAATGTCACGTTCGCTGGCGGCCAAAGCATCGCTGGCCACCCGCGTCGATGCCTTCGGTGAGGAGGCGACCTTTGAGCTTGGTGCGGCGCACAAGGTGAAACTGGAGGCCCGCTTGCGACTGCTGGAGGAGGGCAATCTGCGCAAGTTGTCTGGCACGGGCAAAGCCAAGGCAAAGTTTGAGAAATATCAAGCCAAGAG TGAGGTGTTCACGTATCAACCCGAGGCGGATAACACATTAAATGTGAAGAAGCGCAAGCACTCggaggccgaggaggaggaggagagcagctCACCGGTCAAGAAGGAGGTCAAGGAGGAGCCAGCCGAAGAGGAGGCTGAACTCAAGtcagagaagaagaaaaagaagaagaagaagcaaaaggatgAAGAGGCAACCGAGGATGAGCCCAAGACAGAACCCAAGgcagagcccgagcccgaaGAAACGCCAACTCCagccaagaaaaagaaaaagtccaagaaggagcagcaggaatag